TCAAGCCTTCTGATGTTGATCGGATGTATCTGCATGGCCACCATATTCGTCAGCGCGGCCGTGCTCATACTGTCGATGCCCAGGACCAATGGCTCGCAGGAAGTTACCACCTATCCAGTCAACATAAGCATACTCGGCTCGGCCGACTATCACACCACTTACTCTGGCACCACCGGCATGGAGGCTTGGACTTACACCACGGCCGTTCCTGCCAACCACTACGGTGAATACTTCTACGCTTACTACACTGGCGAATCTCATCCGAACTATGACATCAAGGTGACCGTGACTTGCGATAAGGCGTTCGTGGGAAGCGACATCACCATCGGATACCTTATGAACATCAACGGCCCCGGCCTTTACACTCCTGATACTGGTGCTTCCTACAATAACCTGAACATCCAGGATGGGACCCAGGTCGACATCGATACCTGGACATCGAGTGCCATAATCAACTCGAACGCCAATGCCCAGGAGTACTTCTGGATGCAGATCACTCCGTACTTGGAGAGCGCGCACTTCATCGTGACCTACCAGGCCATCCAGGCTTCGGGGTAAACTCCTTTACCAAACCTCTTTTTCAATTTTATTAATTGTTCAAATGCATGTTGAAAGCGTTCACTTCCGCTTGATTAATCCCTTTTGCATCATCTTTCTCATCATCTCCTGCCCGATGCTGAAGAGCCCTTCAAGGGCAGGTCGGCGAGGTCGACTTCTTGACCCGAGGAGCGGGTACAACTTATTGGCCTGGCCGCTTACTTTGGGCATATCACAAGTTGGATGACCGCGACTCTCCCTTCTTTCGCCTCGGAGACTGCTGCACTCCCCTCCGCTGACGGACCATAGTAACAATATCGTCTGCCGACCTCACTAGTAGAGGTCCAAGATAAGGGCGATGACCTCCGATGTCCAAAGCCGCTTCCATTATCGTAATTAGCACCGATCGACCTCTTTGTCCCTGAACCGGTCGATATACTCGCCGGCGACCCAATGCCCGAGTGCTTGCGCGAAGGCTCAGAGCTTGATTACCTGGGTTTCCGGGTCCGCCGTTCGCGAACCTATCGTTTTACCCCCCTCATCCGACTTGGGTCTTGAGGCTATGAATGGGCAGTCTGCGGTCCGGGAGAGCTCAAGCTGTACCTATTTTGAACCCGAAGGCCATCGGGGAGCGGTCCGGCGAGGCCCGGGCCACAGAGGCGCCGACAGATGATTAGCAACCTAAACCCAGCAACCCTGGAACCCCTCGAGAGAGTTCAGGAGTCGGAGATCGATTCGATAGGTGCGAGGCTCCAACAGGCCCGGACGGCGCAGGTGGGATGGGCTTCCTGGCCGTTGGCACGCCGCAGAGACGCCCTCCTGGCAGTGCAGCGGAAGTTGATCCAGGACTGGGAGCGGACGGCTGACGTGATCTCCCGGGAGACCGGAAAGCCTCGGGCGGAGGCGGTGAACACCGACATCCTGGCTGCCCTCGTTGCGGTTGACTACGCCGTTCGTTCGATGAGGAAGCTCTTCGAACCTCAGAAGGTCCGCTTCGAGAACATGGACTTCATGATGCGGTACATGGGCCGGCGCTCGTATGTTCGCAACAGGCCCCTGGGGGTGATCGGCATCATCGCCCCTTGGAACTACCCGCTGGGCATCCCCTTCTCACAAACGATCATGGCCCTTGCCGCAGGGAACGCCGTCGTCTTCAAGCCCGCCCCGGAGACCCCCCTCACAGCGCTAGAGATGCAGAGATTGTTCGACGGGTCTCTCCCCAAGAACCTGGTACAGACCTTCGTGGGCGGCGATGAGCACGGGAAGGCGCTGGTGGCCTCGGGAGCGGACCGCATCATCTTCACCGGCAGCTCGGTCGTGGGCTCCAAAATCATGGCCCTCGCATCCCAGCGGCTGACCCCGCTGACGTTAGAGCTGGGAGGGAAGGACCCCTGCATCGTTCTCGAGGACGCCGACCTCGAGCGGGCCGCGGAGGGGGTGGCGTGGGGGGCGTTCGTCAATGCCGGGCAGACCTGCGTGTGCGTCAAGAGGCTGTACGTCCATGAACGCATCTATGGTCAGTTCATCGAGCTTCTGAAGATCAAGGTGGAATCCTTGCGGCTGGGGTATGGTACTGACAGCATCGACGCGGACGTTGGTCCCCTGATCAGCGAGGCGGCCCTGAAGAGAATGGAGGAAGCGGTCGAGCAGGCGGTGAGGGATGGAGGTAAGGTCCTTGTCGGGGGCAGGCGCGCCGCCAGCCTGAAGGGATACTACTTCGAGCCGACCGTGATTGTTGGCGCTCCTCAGGCTTCCCGCGTGATGCAGGAGGAAATCTTCGGGCCGGTGGTCGCCGTCAACACGTTCAGCTCCGACGATGAGGCGATACGGCTGGCGAATGACTGCCCCTACGCTCTATCTGGCTCAGTGTGGACCGGGGATCTGAAGAGGGGGCGCAGGGTGGCGGAGCTGATGAGCGGGGGAACGGTCCTGGTCAACAACGTCGCCTATACCTACGGCCTGCCGATGACGCCTTGGGGAGGGAAAGGCCTGAGCGGCTACGGGAGGACCCACGGGGAAGTGGGCTTCTCCGAGCTAATGGAACCTCATCATATCCACGTGGACGACGGGCGATTCAAGAGGGAGGTCTGGTGGCATCCCTATCGGTGGGAGAACATGGCCGGGGGGACGGGTCTCCTGGACGCGTTGTACGGCAACAGTTACCGCAACCGGTTCCGGGCTGCTTTGGGCCTCAGGCAAGGACTGAAGGGGAGGCAGCGCTGACATCGCGGGTTTGAGCGCTCACTCCCTCTCCTCGCGAAGCCCGAGCCTCCTCTCCGGGAAGGCGACCTGGGGGCGCTTAGACAGGAACGAGTCATCCGCGCTCTCGGCCATCGTAGCAGCAAGGGAACTCGGAACGGCCATCGACAGGAGGTCGGGCGGAAACCAGTTATTACCGGTCGGATCGACCGGTCCGACGAATGCGGTGTTCCGCGGCGCTCTCTCGGCCATCCCCGCGGCGTAGGATACCATGGATGCGCAGGACGGCCCTCCGGGCATCAGGATCGAAGTGAATAGATCTTCGGAAGCGAAATGTATCAGGCCTCCCAGGTTGCGCACCGATTCCGCCTTGCCGATGAGGATGAAGGACAGCACCTCGGTATCATCGTCGATCTGGTCGTATCCGGCAAGGCTTATGTACCTCGCGGGCGGGGTGAGCTTGCCGGGGGCCGCCATGAACTGTCCCGCCGCCTCGGGCGAGGGTTTCAGGTATTCGGCCTCCCCGCCCATAAAGTCTGGGGTGCCGGTGGACACGAAGAAATTGAGCTTGGAGGAGCCACTTGCAAGGCCGCACCAAACCTGTCCTCCCCCACAGATGCCGCTTTTCTCCTCAGCGCCGTAATACATCGGCACTGAACTTCTGTCCACGGCCAACTTATACACCGCTCTGGCGATACAGCGGTCGATCTTGCCCAGGGGCACAGCCCCGGTGAACGGCTCATCGCCGCCGATCACACACACTGCCCTCCCCGACAGCCTCCCTGCCTCGGTCAGCTTCTCACCTATGGTACGCGCGTCCATTAATCTCACTCACCATTACAGAATGCCGTCCTCGGAGGATAATGTGTTCGTTGCTTCAAGAGTGAATCTCATTCGCCTACTGTCCCGCAATCCCATTGCCTTCGACCAAGAGCTTCAGATCCCTCGGACAAGGGGCCACGACTCACCGCAGGATCTTTATCCCCTCCTCTGAGCCAGGGCCCAGGACCCGTCCCAGGCCCTCCGTGATCTGGCCATGGCGGCAAGATCGCCCAGCCTCTCTGCCTGAAATGCGGCCCGGCGGTACGATTCCTGGGCTTGCAGCCTGTTATCCCTACCCTTCTCGATCATTCCACTCCATGAGGCTACTGCTAGCTGTCCTGACAACAGTTATTGCTGGCCGAGGACGGAGAAGCCTTCCTCCAGCCGTTCCATACCCTCGAGCGCCATCGACTTCTCCATCGGGAGCTCAGCCTTCAATTTCTGACCGGGGAAAAGACGTCTTATCCGGAGACCACGTTCCGCGACCACCAGCGCTCGGTCGTAGCTGCCTCCTACCCTCAGCACTCTGGCCAAAACGAGCAACATGGCCTCCGGTGATGTTTTCCAGCCTTTGGCGAGGCGTTGCGTTCGACCATCCGTCCCACCATTCTCACGGCTTACCCCCCCTTGGCCTGGCCATGGTTTGAGTACTGGCCGCGGCCGCCATCGTGGGGGCTGTTCTCCTGACTAGACGCAGGGGAGGCCAAAACAGAGGGACCCCCTATGAGAAGAATAAGGTAAGGACCAGAACGACTGGAGCCAGGATTATTAGAAGAAATGATTTTCCATACTCATACTCTCCATTTACGACGATGACCGATCGTCCGCACGATCTGTTCTCAGGTCAGCCACAGCATCGCTGAGTTCGCCGATCTGCTCAGGGGACAGGGCCTCGACGCGATCGTCGACGTATGGCACGGACGATCGCTGCTCCGAGGTCATCAGCCCCTTCATCTTGAGAACCGTGCCGATCTTCTTTCGGCGCTGCTGGAACAGCAGGTCCACCAGGCGGAAGAATAGCTTCTCGTCCTCTACGGAGAAGGGGGACGGGCGGGGGACCAGCTCGACGACCGCCGAGTCGACCTTGGGAGGCGGCCAGAATCGGGAGCGGGGCACCTTCTCGAGAAGGCGGCACTCCGCGCGGTAATACACGTTCACCGTCAGGCGGGAGTAGTCGTCGGTGTCCGGCGCGGCCACCATGCGGTCGGCGAACTCCTTCTGCAGCATGACCATCGCCTTCCTGAAGTCGTGGTCAAGAAGCTTGAAGATGATCGGCGAGGAGATGGAGTAGGGAAGGTTCGATACCATGCGGTCGAACCTCGGAAAGGGCACTTCCAGGGCGTCCCCCACAACCAGTTGGACGTTATCCGGTAGAGTGGGCCTAAGATTCTCCGCCAGCTTGCGGTCCATCTCGATGGCGATGACCCTTCCCGCCCGTTGGGCCAGCCTTTTTGTGAGTACTCCGAGCCCCGGCCCGATCTCCAGGACGGTGTCGTCAGAGGAAATTCCCGCGGCTGCCACCTGGCGATCGGCGACTCGCTCATCGATGAGAAAGTTCTGTCCCAGACCCTTAGACGGCGATATCCCAAGGCGGGCCAGTTGATCAGTTACGCTCCTCACGTCATGGTCCATCGATTTTCCCTCCCGGTCCACGGCTCTGCCCGGGGAGGTCCCCGGGGTGGTGCTCGGTTCATCTGGAGACAAAGATGTGATACTTCTGCGACGGGTCCGACAGCTCATCCTCGATGCGCTTGGCGATGAGCTTCAGGGGGTGCTTCAAGGCGGGGACCCTCTTGGTGAGGTCGTCGTAGCTGGTGAACGTTCCCTTCTTGCGCTCCTCCAGGATGGCCCACATCGTCTTCTTCCCCAGGCCGGGGATGAGCTCCAGCATGTGGAAACGGGTGGTGATGGCCTGTGCCTCGTTGAAGAACTTGATGAAGCGAGTCTCCTGCTGCTTAGCGATATCCTGCAGCACGAAGGGCAGCTCGGCCTGCGCGGCGGCGGTAAGCTCCTCGTAACCGACCCGACGCTTGACGTGGACGATCTTGTCTCTCAGGGCTGGATCCTTGCCAATATAGACCCGATCACCGATGACGATGACGGCGTCGTTCTTGGGAACGAGCTCGAAAAGCTTGAACTCGCTCTCACCAACGGCGTATGCCGAGGGCTCCCGGCGAAAAGTCTTATCATTAGGGATGCCCTGGGGTAAATAATCTAATATCAGCGCGTAGTCCTCCATATGATCCGCCCGCCTGAATAGGTTTTAAAGGTATTTTTGCACAGTAGATAGTATCAGTTCTATATTCTTCTTCTCTAACACCATTCTTTCCTTGGAAAAGAGGACACGCACATCGTCGCTGTGCACAGGGAGGACGTCGGCGATCTTGGCGCACAGGGCGTCGGAGACGAAGCCCAGCTTGCCCAGCTCGGCCTGCAGCTCGTTCGCCTTCTCCGGAGGGAGGACGGCAACCTTCTGGGCATGGTCCAGCGCCAGCTTCTGGTCGGGAGTGAGCTCCCGGGTCTGGCTTGCCTCTTCCAGAAGCTGCTTGACCTCGGACAAGGTCACGTAGCGCTCCTCGGGCATGTTTATCGCCTCAGAAGCTCTTCTTCAGGTGCTCTGGCCGGGCCACCACGGTCTTCAGCTTGTTCCCGACATAGAGGTCGACCACGAAGGCGCGACCCTGCTTGCCGGTGACGACCCCGGTCTTGCCCTGGAAGCGCATGTGCGGCATACCATAGTGGACAGCAGGATCGATGACCACGCTGACCTTCTCCCCTACCTCGAACTCACGGAACTCGTGGGTGATGGGGGTCATACCCCTGGTGCGGGGGGTCTTACTAAGTATGTTGCGCGTCTTGCGCCGGAGGCCTCTGGAAGTCTGTACCATTTCTCATCCCTCGTTGGAGTTATCGATTATTTGTATGACGTCGAGCGCGGTGACCTCGCACGGCACACCTAACGCCGCCGAGAAGCTGGGTACGGTTCGACCGTTGTCCCCGCTGACGAACTCCTTGACATACGTCCCGGATTCCGTCCTCAGCCGCAGGACGAAGCGGTCATCGTTGAACTCCATCAGCTGGAGCTCGTGGATCGCTCGTTGCCTGGCAAGATCAGCCCTACGATGGGCGACCCTGGTTGGCGTCTGCTGAGTGATACGCGCCTGACTTAACGATTGGGTTACCTCATCCACTTGACCCTTATTAACTTTGTCATGGGGTCTGACCACTGCGAGGTACACCTTGTCTGGCGTCGCCGCCTTGATCTGGCGGACCTCTTCGCGGGTCGACGGACGGAGGCCCGAAAAATCCGCTAGATCCTTGCCCTTCTCGTTCACCAGGGCGGTAAGAGCTTCGAGGTCGAGATGTCTCCTCTTGGGCTTGGAGATCTCGAGCACGAAGGGACGGCCGGTCCCCAACATGCGGGCATCGATATCCTCCCGGCCCATGCCGTGGAAGAAGTGCTCCTCTCCTCCGGCCTCCTCCAGGAAGACATCGCCGATGACCTCTTGAACGCTGATCTGGTACATCTTGCCGGTGTTGCCGCACCGCTTGCATCCCTTTCCCTGGCACACTCGGCACGGCCACTTGGTCTGGGGAATCTCCCGGGAATACTTGCGGTAGCGCCCATAGAAGAAGATCGGTGCGATGTCCAGGTCGACCTGAGCAAAGCGGGTGTCGACGACCGCGACGACGTCAGGGGAGCGAAACTCGACCTGCTTGCCGGTGCGGGCCTCGACGATCTTCCCGATCTCGCGGTTTAGCTCTGCCTTCACGGGCTCGGCCTTATCCCCGCCGACCTCGGCCCATAAGCGCTCCTCGCGGTCCTGGACCAGGGGGTCTACCCGCGTCCCGATGAGGAACGAATTGTACTCGATTGTGCTCAGCCTCTCGATGGCGGCTTCGGCGAACCGCTCAACGCTGTCGAAAGCCCCCTCGCACAGCCAGCAGAGGTCGTGGGACGGCATCTCCTCGTTCCTGGCGGAACGCTCGGCGGTCACCGCCACCCTCATGTTTCGTCCCCGTTCTGCGTTGGTGGTCCCGCTCTCCACCTGCGCGAACAGGCGGCCAAGGCAATGGTCGCAGAGGTCGTGGGCCTTGAGGGCCCGATCAGCACGCTCAATAGTTTCGTTCACGGCAACACCTATCGGCGGGGTGGTCTCTGGTCCTGCCCCGCCTCACGACCTATGGGGCCGGGCTATAAGGCCCTTGCCCTCAGCTGAAGCCCATCTCAGCGATGCGCAGGGTGGCCCTCGATCTCTCCAGGTAGCGGTACACCGTAGCATGCTCGCTGCCCCTCAGGATCATCTCCACTGCCGTCTTGGCTATGGGCAGTTGCACAGAGTTACCTATAAGGGAGACGGTGCTGCCGTAGATGGACATGTACGCCCCGGTAAGGTCCTCGATGATCTTCCTTGTCTTCCCATTGGTGCCGATCAGGCGGGAGCGCACCCTTGCCAGCTGGTCCGACTTCTTTCCTATGAAATCGCCCAGCTCGATGACCTCGAGGTACTCGTCGTCGTCCAGCAGGCGCATGGCCCGATGCGGTGAGAAGCCTCGGCCTATGGCCTTAACCAGGTCCATCACCTTGAGCGCGGCAAGGGGGTCCTGGGGGTTGTCCTCGATGTCCACCTCCCCTTCGGTGTCGATGCGCATCCGGACCCCGGCGCGCTTTTCTATCGTCTCTTTTGTTTCACCGTCAGTGCCAATCAGGGCGCCGACGCGGTCCTTGGGAATGCGTACTAGCCTCATTTGGGTGTCCCCGTTACATTTCGGAAGACCTCGTCCCGGTCGATCACTTTGACCTCGAGGCCTCGGAAATACCTGTTGATGTTGTTGATGTCCCGCAGCAGGAAGTCCTTGGCGTTGATGTGCTCGGTGAGCACTGCCTGCCCGACATCGATTATCACAGGCTTCTTTCGGTAATAAAGGATATTGTACTCGCTGAGGTCCGCATGGACCAGCTCCGCTTCCTGGTAAGCCAGACGCATGTACTCCAGCAGGGTCTCGTACACCTTCTCGGGATCGTCGAGGACGGTGTTGCGCAGCAGAGGGGCCGGTCCCCTTTTAGTGCCGATATACTCCATGACCAGCATGTTGCGGTGATAGCGGATCGGCGACGGCACTTTCACTCCAGCATCCTCCAGGCGCTGCAGGTTGCGGAACTCCTTGCTGGCCCAGGCGTAAATGACCTTGCGGCGGGAACCGGCGATGCCTTTGAACCGTTTGTCGCCCTCGATATACCTGGCTATGCGGTTGAAGGTGGCGTTGGAAGTACGGTAGACCTTGAGGGCGAAGAGCTTCCCATCATCGTCGGCGACGGCGAAGACGTTGCCCTCCTTGCCCGTGGATATGGGATACTGGATCGTATCGAGGTATCCATCGGTCATCAGCTTGTATATGCCAAGCATGGTGTCGCGGTCGAACACCTCGTCCAGTGTCTTGCGCTCGTCCCCGGTGCGGCTGTTCTCCCGCAGGGCCATGATCTTGTGCTCGAGGGACTCGAAGGCGTCCTTTTCGACCATGACCCTACCTCTGCTCAGAACACGTCCAGGTTCTTAGGGATGGCCTTACGGCGGTGCAGGTAGCTCGCCTGGGTCTTGGTGTAGCGGTACATGATGTCCGCCTTGTCAGCCTGGAACTCCCAGGGCTTGACTATGAGAAGGTCACCCTCCCTGATCCACATTCGCTTGCGGATCTTTCCGGGAATGCGGCCCATGCGCGAGGTCCCATCCTCGCACATTACCTTAATGCGGGACGCTCCCAAGAGCTGATCCGCTACCCCGAACATCTCCCCCTCCTTGCGGTTGGGGAACGGACATCGGGTAATTTCCTCGTTCATCTCTTCAGATTCATATTGAGTCAAATGAAGCCTCCAATGATCTACTGCACGGAGCATCCTTACAGCAGCACAGCTGAACGGA
The DNA window shown above is from Methanomassiliicoccus sp. and carries:
- a CDS encoding aldehyde dehydrogenase family protein, translating into MISNLNPATLEPLERVQESEIDSIGARLQQARTAQVGWASWPLARRRDALLAVQRKLIQDWERTADVISRETGKPRAEAVNTDILAALVAVDYAVRSMRKLFEPQKVRFENMDFMMRYMGRRSYVRNRPLGVIGIIAPWNYPLGIPFSQTIMALAAGNAVVFKPAPETPLTALEMQRLFDGSLPKNLVQTFVGGDEHGKALVASGADRIIFTGSSVVGSKIMALASQRLTPLTLELGGKDPCIVLEDADLERAAEGVAWGAFVNAGQTCVCVKRLYVHERIYGQFIELLKIKVESLRLGYGTDSIDADVGPLISEAALKRMEEAVEQAVRDGGKVLVGGRRAASLKGYYFEPTVIVGAPQASRVMQEEIFGPVVAVNTFSSDDEAIRLANDCPYALSGSVWTGDLKRGRRVAELMSGGTVLVNNVAYTYGLPMTPWGGKGLSGYGRTHGEVGFSELMEPHHIHVDDGRFKREVWWHPYRWENMAGGTGLLDALYGNSYRNRFRAALGLRQGLKGRQR
- a CDS encoding DUF169 domain-containing protein: MDARTIGEKLTEAGRLSGRAVCVIGGDEPFTGAVPLGKIDRCIARAVYKLAVDRSSVPMYYGAEEKSGICGGGQVWCGLASGSSKLNFFVSTGTPDFMGGEAEYLKPSPEAAGQFMAAPGKLTPPARYISLAGYDQIDDDTEVLSFILIGKAESVRNLGGLIHFASEDLFTSILMPGGPSCASMVSYAAGMAERAPRNTAFVGPVDPTGNNWFPPDLLSMAVPSSLAATMAESADDSFLSKRPQVAFPERRLGLREERE
- the rsmA gene encoding 16S rRNA (adenine(1518)-N(6)/adenine(1519)-N(6))-dimethyltransferase RsmA; protein product: MDHDVRSVTDQLARLGISPSKGLGQNFLIDERVADRQVAAAGISSDDTVLEIGPGLGVLTKRLAQRAGRVIAIEMDRKLAENLRPTLPDNVQLVVGDALEVPFPRFDRMVSNLPYSISSPIIFKLLDHDFRKAMVMLQKEFADRMVAAPDTDDYSRLTVNVYYRAECRLLEKVPRSRFWPPPKVDSAVVELVPRPSPFSVEDEKLFFRLVDLLFQQRRKKIGTVLKMKGLMTSEQRSSVPYVDDRVEALSPEQIGELSDAVADLRTDRADDRSSS
- a CDS encoding DUF655 domain-containing protein, which translates into the protein MEDYALILDYLPQGIPNDKTFRREPSAYAVGESEFKLFELVPKNDAVIVIGDRVYIGKDPALRDKIVHVKRRVGYEELTAAAQAELPFVLQDIAKQQETRFIKFFNEAQAITTRFHMLELIPGLGKKTMWAILEERKKGTFTSYDDLTKRVPALKHPLKLIAKRIEDELSDPSQKYHIFVSR
- a CDS encoding RNA polymerase Rpb4 family protein codes for the protein MPEERYVTLSEVKQLLEEASQTRELTPDQKLALDHAQKVAVLPPEKANELQAELGKLGFVSDALCAKIADVLPVHSDDVRVLFSKERMVLEKKNIELILSTVQKYL
- a CDS encoding 50S ribosomal protein L21e produces the protein MVQTSRGLRRKTRNILSKTPRTRGMTPITHEFREFEVGEKVSVVIDPAVHYGMPHMRFQGKTGVVTGKQGRAFVVDLYVGNKLKTVVARPEHLKKSF
- a CDS encoding tRNA pseudouridine(54/55) synthase Pus10, yielding MNETIERADRALKAHDLCDHCLGRLFAQVESGTTNAERGRNMRVAVTAERSARNEEMPSHDLCWLCEGAFDSVERFAEAAIERLSTIEYNSFLIGTRVDPLVQDREERLWAEVGGDKAEPVKAELNREIGKIVEARTGKQVEFRSPDVVAVVDTRFAQVDLDIAPIFFYGRYRKYSREIPQTKWPCRVCQGKGCKRCGNTGKMYQISVQEVIGDVFLEEAGGEEHFFHGMGREDIDARMLGTGRPFVLEISKPKRRHLDLEALTALVNEKGKDLADFSGLRPSTREEVRQIKAATPDKVYLAVVRPHDKVNKGQVDEVTQSLSQARITQQTPTRVAHRRADLARQRAIHELQLMEFNDDRFVLRLRTESGTYVKEFVSGDNGRTVPSFSAALGVPCEVTALDVIQIIDNSNEG
- a CDS encoding KH domain-containing protein → MRLVRIPKDRVGALIGTDGETKETIEKRAGVRMRIDTEGEVDIEDNPQDPLAALKVMDLVKAIGRGFSPHRAMRLLDDDEYLEVIELGDFIGKKSDQLARVRSRLIGTNGKTRKIIEDLTGAYMSIYGSTVSLIGNSVQLPIAKTAVEMILRGSEHATVYRYLERSRATLRIAEMGFS
- a CDS encoding serine protein kinase RIO, whose protein sequence is MVEKDAFESLEHKIMALRENSRTGDERKTLDEVFDRDTMLGIYKLMTDGYLDTIQYPISTGKEGNVFAVADDDGKLFALKVYRTSNATFNRIARYIEGDKRFKGIAGSRRKVIYAWASKEFRNLQRLEDAGVKVPSPIRYHRNMLVMEYIGTKRGPAPLLRNTVLDDPEKVYETLLEYMRLAYQEAELVHADLSEYNILYYRKKPVIIDVGQAVLTEHINAKDFLLRDINNINRYFRGLEVKVIDRDEVFRNVTGTPK
- the eif1A gene encoding translation initiation factor eIF-1A, with the translated sequence MLRAVDHWRLHLTQYESEEMNEEITRCPFPNRKEGEMFGVADQLLGASRIKVMCEDGTSRMGRIPGKIRKRMWIREGDLLIVKPWEFQADKADIMYRYTKTQASYLHRRKAIPKNLDVF